Proteins encoded together in one Rhizobacter sp. J219 window:
- a CDS encoding periplasmic heavy metal sensor, giving the protein MKPHLPPRLIAALALVAAGAAHAEAVVATPYAGQQQRAIKSLSDSEVAGLLAGHGAGLAKAAELNGYPGPLHVLELSKELHLSEGQADATRQLMDRHRREASRLGAALVDAERHLDSLFAKREATPDAVDKAAARVGELQAQLRAEHLKTHIAQTGLLDAHQVQRYSSLRGYGSSQKAPSSHHQPHQH; this is encoded by the coding sequence ATGAAACCTCATCTTCCACCGCGCCTGATCGCCGCCCTGGCGCTTGTGGCGGCTGGCGCCGCGCATGCAGAAGCTGTCGTCGCAACGCCCTACGCCGGGCAACAGCAACGCGCGATCAAGTCGCTCTCCGATAGCGAAGTCGCTGGCCTGCTCGCGGGCCACGGCGCGGGCCTGGCCAAGGCCGCCGAGCTGAATGGCTACCCGGGCCCGCTGCATGTGCTGGAGCTGTCGAAGGAGTTGCACCTCAGCGAAGGGCAGGCCGATGCCACGCGCCAGCTGATGGACCGGCACCGGCGCGAAGCCTCGCGCCTCGGTGCGGCCCTGGTCGATGCCGAGCGCCACCTCGACAGCCTCTTCGCAAAACGCGAAGCCACACCGGATGCCGTTGACAAGGCCGCGGCACGCGTGGGTGAACTCCAGGCGCAACTTCGAGCCGAGCACCTCAAGACCCACATCGCCCAGACCGGGCTGCTCGACGCCCATCAGGTGCAGCGCTATTCGAGCCTGCGTGGCTATGGCAGCTCGCAGAAGGCACCTTCCTCACACCATCAACCTCATCAGCACTGA
- a CDS encoding heavy metal translocating P-type ATPase → MDMHAHAGHHHGHAHPPAPPEGASTLKDPVCGMTVTEQSPHRLEHEGRPYYFCSARCRGKFEAEPARYLAPAAPAPAAPAETGTVYTCPMHPEIRQDQPGNCPKCGMTLEPVLPSLEDEENPELDDFKRRFWWTLPLTVVVTVLAMFGHSLGWFGMATQSWIELVLTLPIVLWAGAPFFVRGAQSVLNRSPNMWTLIGLGTGAAFLYSVVATVAPQVFPASFVSMGRVAVYFEAAAVIISLTLLGQILELKARSQTSAAIKSLLGLAPKTARRIAADGSEADVPLSHVHVGDLLRVRPGEKVPVDGIVVEGSSALDESMLTGEPLPVTKRPGDKLIGATMNTSGALVMRSEHVGSATVLAQIVQMVAMAQRSRAPMQRMADVVAGYFVMAVVTVAILTFFGWGFFGPSGAGGSGWVYGLINAVAVLIIACPCALGLATPMSIMVATGRGATSGVLFRDAAAIENLRKIDTLIVDKTGTLTEGRPTFERAVAAPGFAEDEVLRLAASLDQGSEHPLAAAIAAAAKDRGLALDKPEQFDSESGIGVRGVVAGRSLALGNTALMEQARVDVSALASQAESLRAEGASVMHLAVDGKLAGLLAVSDPIKATTPDALASLRKAGLRVVMATGDGLTTARAVGERLGIDEVHGEVKPADKLRLVEKLKAEGRTVAMAGDGINDAPALARADVGIAMGTGTDVAMNSAQVTLVKGDLRGIATARALSVATVANMKQNLGFAFVYNALGVPLAAGLLYPFTGWLLSPMIAALAMSLSSASVIGNALRLRGADIGPD, encoded by the coding sequence ATGGACATGCATGCGCATGCGGGCCACCACCATGGTCATGCCCATCCCCCAGCGCCGCCTGAAGGTGCCAGCACGCTGAAGGATCCCGTCTGTGGCATGACGGTGACCGAGCAGTCGCCGCATCGGCTGGAGCATGAGGGCCGGCCGTATTACTTCTGCAGTGCCAGGTGCCGGGGTAAGTTCGAGGCCGAACCGGCCAGGTACCTCGCCCCGGCGGCACCGGCACCGGCCGCGCCGGCGGAGACCGGCACGGTCTACACCTGCCCGATGCACCCGGAGATCCGGCAAGACCAGCCAGGCAACTGCCCGAAGTGCGGCATGACGCTGGAGCCGGTGCTGCCCTCGCTCGAAGATGAAGAGAACCCCGAGCTCGACGATTTCAAGCGGCGCTTCTGGTGGACGCTGCCGCTCACCGTGGTCGTGACGGTGCTTGCCATGTTCGGTCACAGCCTCGGCTGGTTCGGCATGGCCACGCAGAGCTGGATCGAACTCGTGCTGACGCTGCCCATCGTGCTGTGGGCGGGAGCGCCGTTCTTCGTGCGCGGGGCGCAGTCGGTGCTGAACCGCAGCCCCAACATGTGGACGCTGATCGGGCTGGGCACCGGCGCCGCCTTCCTGTACAGCGTGGTCGCCACGGTCGCGCCCCAGGTCTTCCCGGCGTCCTTCGTGTCGATGGGGCGGGTGGCGGTGTACTTCGAGGCAGCGGCCGTGATCATCTCGCTGACCCTGCTCGGGCAGATCCTCGAGCTGAAGGCGCGCTCGCAGACGTCGGCCGCCATCAAGTCGCTGCTGGGCCTCGCGCCCAAGACGGCGCGGCGCATCGCCGCCGATGGCAGCGAGGCCGACGTGCCGCTGTCCCACGTCCACGTGGGCGACCTGCTGCGCGTGCGGCCGGGCGAGAAGGTGCCCGTCGACGGCATCGTGGTCGAGGGCAGCAGCGCGCTCGACGAATCCATGCTCACCGGCGAGCCGCTGCCCGTCACCAAGCGGCCCGGCGACAAGCTGATCGGCGCCACCATGAACACGAGCGGCGCGCTCGTGATGCGCTCTGAGCATGTCGGCTCGGCCACCGTGCTCGCGCAGATCGTCCAGATGGTCGCGATGGCGCAGCGTTCGCGTGCGCCCATGCAGCGCATGGCCGACGTGGTGGCGGGCTACTTCGTGATGGCGGTCGTGACCGTGGCCATCCTCACCTTCTTCGGCTGGGGCTTCTTCGGTCCCTCGGGCGCCGGCGGATCGGGCTGGGTCTACGGCCTCATCAATGCCGTCGCGGTGCTGATCATTGCCTGCCCGTGTGCGCTCGGCCTGGCCACGCCCATGTCCATCATGGTGGCCACCGGGCGCGGGGCCACCAGCGGCGTGCTCTTCCGCGACGCGGCTGCCATCGAGAACCTGCGCAAGATCGACACCCTCATCGTCGACAAGACCGGCACGCTCACCGAAGGGCGCCCGACGTTCGAGCGGGCCGTCGCGGCACCGGGTTTCGCGGAGGACGAGGTGCTGCGCCTGGCAGCCAGCCTCGACCAGGGCAGCGAACACCCCCTGGCGGCGGCCATCGCTGCAGCGGCCAAGGACCGCGGCCTGGCGCTCGACAAGCCCGAGCAGTTCGACTCCGAATCGGGCATCGGTGTGCGCGGCGTTGTGGCGGGCCGATCTCTCGCGCTCGGCAACACGGCCTTGATGGAGCAGGCGAGGGTGGACGTGTCGGCCCTGGCGAGCCAGGCCGAGTCGCTGCGGGCCGAGGGCGCGAGCGTGATGCACCTCGCAGTCGACGGCAAGCTGGCCGGCTTGCTGGCCGTGTCCGACCCCATCAAGGCGACCACGCCCGATGCGCTGGCGTCGCTGCGCAAGGCCGGTCTTCGGGTCGTGATGGCCACCGGTGACGGCCTCACGACCGCCCGCGCCGTCGGCGAGCGCCTGGGCATCGACGAGGTGCACGGCGAGGTCAAGCCGGCCGACAAGCTCAGGCTGGTCGAAAAGCTGAAGGCCGAAGGGCGCACCGTCGCCATGGCGGGCGACGGCATCAACGATGCGCCGGCACTCGCCCGCGCCGATGTCGGCATCGCCATGGGCACCGGCACCGATGTGGCCATGAACAGCGCGCAGGTGACGCTCGTCAAGGGCGACCTGCGGGGCATTGCCACCGCACGGGCACTGTCGGTGGCGACGGTTGCCAACATGAAGCAGAACCTGGGCTTTGCCTTCGTCTACAACGCGCTCGGTGTGCCGCTCGCGGCGGGGCTCCTGTACCCGTTCACCGGCTGGCTGCTGTCGCCCATGATCGCGGCGCTGGCGATGAGCCTGAGTTCGGCATCGGTGATCGGCAATGCGCTGCGCCTGCGCGGGGCCGACATCGGGCCGGACTGA
- a CDS encoding DUF2933 domain-containing protein, which yields MTALIALFFLLREHWAHLAGSWAYLLLLACPLMHLFHGHGGHGGHHGHGSSAPGTKDH from the coding sequence ATGACTGCGCTGATTGCCCTGTTCTTCCTGCTGCGCGAGCACTGGGCTCACCTCGCAGGATCCTGGGCCTATCTCTTGTTGTTGGCGTGTCCGTTGATGCACCTGTTCCATGGGCATGGCGGACATGGGGGGCACCACGGCCACGGCTCCAGCGCGCCCGGAACCAAGGACCACTGA
- a CDS encoding copper-binding protein, protein MVSATAASWADGEVRKVDTETKKLTLKHGEIKNLDMPGMTMVFQVKDPAMLQQVKPGDKVRFTAEKINGAFTVTTLEVVK, encoded by the coding sequence GTGGTGTCTGCCACGGCGGCCTCGTGGGCCGACGGTGAGGTGCGCAAGGTCGACACCGAAACGAAGAAGCTCACGCTGAAGCACGGCGAGATCAAGAACCTCGACATGCCCGGCATGACGATGGTGTTCCAGGTGAAGGACCCGGCGATGCTCCAGCAGGTGAAGCCAGGAGACAAGGTGCGCTTCACCGCCGAAAAGATCAACGGCGCCTTCACCGTCACCACGCTTGAAGTCGTCAAGTGA
- a CDS encoding multicopper oxidase family protein — protein sequence MTNRRNFLLGSAAGAVAATSVSKVAMAALPEPVVQTTPNTMPPLVPSTGRPYNPIVTLNGWTLPWRMNQGVKEFHLVAEPVVREMAPGFKAHLWGYNGQSPGPTIEVVEGDRVRIFVTNKLPERTSIHWHGQRLPNGMDGVSGLTQPAIEPGKTFVYEFIARRPGTFMYHPHADEMTQMAMGMMGFWVTHPKAKHPLIDEVDRDFVFLLNSYDIEPGAYTPKIMTMLDFNLWSWNSRVFPGIDSLNVRKGDKVRIRFGNLTMTNHPIHLHGHEFLVTGTDGGPTPKSTRWYEVTTDVAVGQMRQIEFIADEEGDWAFHCHKSHHTMNAMGHDVPTMIGVDHRGVVKEINKLIPDYMVMGERGMGDMAEMEMPLPDNTAKMMGGEGPFGSVEMGGMFSVLKVRKEQKRGDYSDPGWFKHPSGTNAFEWTGSLPEPARFASEGGQSMPSRGKPKQDIEVQVRKPQGGSSGHSGHH from the coding sequence ATGACCAATCGACGCAACTTCCTCCTGGGCAGCGCCGCCGGCGCCGTGGCCGCCACGAGCGTGAGCAAGGTCGCCATGGCCGCCTTGCCCGAGCCGGTGGTCCAGACCACGCCCAACACCATGCCCCCGCTCGTGCCCAGCACCGGCCGGCCCTACAACCCCATCGTCACCCTCAACGGCTGGACGCTGCCCTGGCGCATGAACCAGGGCGTGAAGGAGTTCCACCTGGTGGCCGAGCCGGTCGTGCGCGAGATGGCGCCGGGCTTCAAGGCGCACCTGTGGGGCTACAACGGCCAGTCGCCGGGGCCGACCATCGAGGTGGTCGAAGGCGACCGCGTGCGCATCTTCGTCACCAACAAGCTGCCCGAGCGCACCTCCATCCACTGGCATGGTCAGCGCCTGCCCAACGGCATGGACGGCGTGTCCGGCCTCACGCAGCCGGCCATCGAGCCGGGCAAGACCTTCGTCTACGAGTTCATCGCGCGGCGGCCCGGTACCTTCATGTACCACCCGCACGCCGACGAGATGACGCAGATGGCCATGGGCATGATGGGCTTCTGGGTCACGCACCCGAAGGCGAAACATCCGCTGATCGATGAGGTCGACCGCGACTTCGTCTTCCTGCTCAACTCGTACGACATCGAGCCGGGCGCCTACACGCCCAAGATCATGACGATGCTCGACTTCAACCTCTGGTCGTGGAACAGCCGCGTCTTCCCCGGCATCGACTCGCTGAACGTGCGCAAGGGCGACAAGGTGCGCATCCGGTTCGGCAACCTGACGATGACGAACCACCCCATCCACCTGCACGGCCACGAGTTCCTCGTGACCGGCACCGATGGCGGGCCGACCCCGAAGTCGACACGCTGGTACGAGGTGACCACCGACGTGGCGGTCGGCCAGATGCGCCAGATCGAGTTCATCGCCGACGAGGAGGGCGACTGGGCCTTCCACTGCCACAAGAGCCACCACACGATGAACGCGATGGGCCACGACGTTCCCACGATGATCGGCGTTGACCATCGAGGCGTGGTCAAGGAGATCAACAAGCTGATCCCCGACTACATGGTGATGGGCGAGCGCGGCATGGGCGACATGGCCGAGATGGAGATGCCGCTGCCCGACAACACCGCGAAGATGATGGGCGGTGAAGGCCCGTTCGGCTCGGTCGAGATGGGCGGCATGTTCAGCGTGCTCAAGGTACGCAAGGAGCAGAAGCGCGGCGACTACTCCGACCCCGGCTGGTTCAAGCACCCGAGCGGCACCAACGCCTTCGAATGGACCGGCTCGCTGCCCGAGCCGGCGCGCTTTGCCTCCGAAGGCGGCCAGTCAATGCCCTCGCGCGGCAAGCCCAAGCAGGACATCGAAGTGCAGGTCCGCAAGCCGCAAGGCGGTTCATCCGGCCACAGCGGCCACCACTGA
- a CDS encoding TolC family protein — protein sequence MRPITLSTPRPAGVSSRLPGPLRHFTLVALAVALAGCASTAVQDNFNEVQGLSRKHLGAEVKWLTSDEARRQANAETDALLAKPLGGDDAVRIALAYSPALQAMLYESAAQTAQATQSARLPNPVFEFERMVRSGGGEREVEIGRLISFSVLDLILLPSRLRRADDTYQANRLSLAGKVVQAATEARQAWVQAVAAQQSLQYAEQVKKAADASAELARRMHAVGNFSKLQRAREQAFSAEAVAQLARARQAAVASREALVRALGLNDQQAAALKLPDRLPDLPAAPRDETSVLQAGLDQRLDVRLARASLDVTAREQGLTRITSFVNGMEIGIARNSESGEPPQKGFVVELPLPIFDFGDSGRTRAQATYMSAVQRTAALAVTASSQVREGYGAYRTAYDLARHYRDEIVPLRKTISEENLLRYNGMFIGVFELLADAREQIGSVIQAIDAQRDFWLADAALQATLIGRPTGGPAMEAAAPTAGAKAGAAH from the coding sequence ATGAGACCGATCACCCTCTCCACGCCACGGCCCGCAGGCGTCTCCAGCCGCCTGCCGGGTCCCTTGAGACATTTCACGCTGGTCGCGCTGGCGGTGGCCCTCGCCGGTTGTGCCAGCACCGCCGTCCAGGACAACTTCAACGAGGTCCAAGGCTTGTCGCGCAAACACCTCGGTGCCGAGGTCAAGTGGCTGACCAGCGATGAGGCGCGCCGGCAGGCGAACGCCGAGACCGACGCCCTGCTGGCCAAGCCACTGGGCGGTGACGACGCGGTGCGCATCGCGCTCGCCTACAGCCCGGCGTTGCAGGCGATGCTCTACGAGAGTGCCGCGCAGACCGCGCAAGCCACCCAGTCCGCGCGGCTGCCCAACCCGGTGTTCGAGTTCGAGCGCATGGTGCGCAGCGGAGGCGGTGAGCGCGAGGTCGAGATCGGCCGCCTGATCAGCTTCTCGGTGCTCGACCTGATCCTGCTGCCGTCGCGCCTGCGCCGCGCCGACGACACCTACCAGGCCAACCGACTGAGCCTGGCGGGCAAGGTCGTGCAGGCCGCAACCGAAGCGCGCCAGGCCTGGGTGCAGGCGGTCGCGGCGCAGCAGTCGCTGCAGTATGCGGAGCAGGTCAAGAAGGCCGCCGACGCCAGCGCGGAGCTCGCGCGGCGCATGCACGCGGTGGGCAACTTCAGCAAGCTGCAGCGTGCGCGCGAACAGGCGTTCTCGGCCGAGGCAGTGGCGCAGCTCGCGCGCGCCCGGCAGGCCGCCGTTGCCTCGCGCGAAGCCCTGGTCCGCGCGCTCGGCCTGAACGATCAGCAGGCCGCCGCGCTCAAGCTGCCGGATCGCCTGCCCGACCTGCCTGCCGCTCCGCGCGACGAGACATCGGTGCTGCAGGCCGGCCTCGACCAGCGCCTCGACGTGCGGCTCGCACGCGCCAGCCTGGACGTTACCGCCCGCGAACAGGGGCTCACCCGCATCACGAGCTTCGTCAACGGCATGGAGATCGGCATCGCACGCAACAGCGAGAGCGGCGAGCCGCCGCAGAAGGGTTTCGTGGTGGAGCTGCCGCTGCCGATCTTCGATTTCGGCGACAGCGGCCGCACCCGTGCGCAGGCCACCTACATGTCGGCCGTGCAGCGCACCGCCGCACTCGCGGTGACGGCCAGCTCGCAGGTGCGCGAAGGCTACGGCGCCTACCGCACCGCCTACGACCTGGCGCGCCACTATCGCGACGAGATCGTGCCACTGCGCAAGACCATCTCCGAGGAAAACCTGCTTCGCTACAACGGCATGTTCATCGGAGTCTTCGAACTGCTCGCAGACGCTCGCGAACAGATCGGCAGCGTCATCCAGGCCATCGACGCCCAGCGCGACTTCTGGCTCGCAGACGCCGCGCTGCAGGCCACCTTGATCGGCCGGCCGACGGGCGGCCCCGCGATGGAGGCCGCCGCGCCCACCGCTGGCGCCAAGGCCGGTGCCGCCCACTGA
- a CDS encoding heavy-metal-associated domain-containing protein, translating to MKTFEVSDMTCGHCVSAVTRAVKAVDPAANVSVSLATKRVEVDSTTLDAQVIREAIAEAGYSAVEVAGGPAPAARAGGCCGSCH from the coding sequence ATGAAGACGTTTGAAGTGAGTGACATGACCTGCGGCCACTGCGTGAGCGCCGTCACCAGGGCCGTGAAGGCGGTCGATCCTGCGGCGAATGTGTCGGTGAGCCTTGCCACCAAGCGCGTGGAAGTGGACTCGACGACCCTAGACGCCCAGGTGATCCGTGAGGCGATCGCCGAGGCGGGCTACTCCGCCGTCGAGGTGGCTGGCGGGCCCGCGCCGGCCGCACGTGCAGGCGGCTGCTGCGGCAGCTGCCACTGA
- a CDS encoding DUF2272 domain-containing protein, which translates to MPKPIVVLDPGHGGRKMIGGSSPNNARGANGLLERDIALDVALRVGKELAKDADVRFTRDTDVNLSLADRAKVAKDLGAKVFVSIHFNGSDKTSIDGTEAWIGKSGKAGRKALAQELVSQVAYYAGISNRGVFTKDFGVIRGDRHHADTDACLLEVAFLSNPKQATKLVDSAYVAGLARAIATGIRGHLIGVCFKPPARATAMQLVAQGAKHVNCPVLNPHASGDNLALRFTVPAEVPTAIDLVCHLHGFVGKGKPISLGQKEAMSGVSLERRDRLTLGLVPIGRKTGKTSSDGASDVVDFPAVLAGGGFDRMKRWALDWYAKDQLGNRAIGPLDVDRLLLTAHSGGGARLLKLLADGHDPHELHLFDCLYEAPTAAASWAARHIATDAAMLAGISNENDWVPYMRSRGGALCCAWDGTAKRSGELKVAVDAAIAKVGNERIRALLKRYYRVLPAGMSHNEVPAAWGPVLLQDASTSPPPKARSKAFDAPPDDLKQRLVDIALTEFDRWGRGKKKETAPEMSEALRDYWLTGTRTKVSEAEVRSAAWQESHPWSAAFISWVVRTAGGKQSFEYSPAHATYIAAAKKAREAGDTGAFRAYRITEAVPELGDLVCKDRKICTQRNDKKACIKYECQGTTYDNVVRGKATHSDIVVEVDRAKRRIRTIGGNVDSTVGEKWISLDANGRLPERAADGCRWIAILKAPGAPAVADANEAGGWVEPLEVKDPYYACLRDVKGMNQCPVVRPLCIRPRAAGALPGSKAIRLPDIWNEAEPTPEGYHKRDKALYEQLLAGNLPGFLRNFVPVTVKSPDGAHTITYHVMPDYLAVGSDDDYVTVPLGGPMAERLADAFGCILPTPKMVWDIHAQAVHVTLEPRRYAGTKDAKKQPSTWAYEEYSDAIKKSIGKALSAAGKSRGALVAGHRKDVVISDDLPAMRSKLVFYGGWLRNQRTNSKTGVKTWHDILQGTEGGIKQLAGPHPAFYTDYSHGVRFVSRAVTVDGERRDIGAVLKDPVLHKLLIKERPIDLLVARYTPAGSAAQALAYEWAA; encoded by the coding sequence ATGCCCAAGCCCATCGTCGTGCTCGATCCCGGCCATGGCGGCCGCAAGATGATCGGCGGCTCGTCGCCCAACAACGCCCGCGGCGCCAACGGCCTGCTGGAGCGCGACATCGCGCTCGACGTGGCACTGCGCGTCGGCAAGGAGCTCGCGAAAGACGCCGACGTGCGTTTCACCCGCGACACCGACGTCAACCTCTCGCTGGCCGACCGCGCCAAGGTGGCCAAAGACCTGGGCGCCAAGGTCTTCGTGTCAATCCATTTCAACGGCAGCGACAAGACCAGCATCGACGGCACCGAAGCCTGGATCGGCAAGTCGGGCAAGGCCGGCCGCAAGGCACTCGCGCAGGAGCTCGTGAGCCAGGTGGCCTACTACGCCGGCATCTCCAACCGCGGCGTCTTCACGAAAGACTTCGGCGTGATCCGCGGCGACCGCCACCATGCCGACACCGACGCCTGTCTGCTCGAAGTGGCCTTCCTCTCCAACCCCAAGCAGGCCACCAAGCTGGTCGACAGCGCTTATGTGGCGGGCCTGGCACGCGCCATCGCCACCGGCATCCGCGGCCACCTGATCGGCGTGTGCTTCAAGCCCCCGGCGCGCGCCACGGCGATGCAGCTGGTGGCGCAGGGGGCCAAGCACGTCAATTGCCCGGTGCTCAACCCGCACGCCTCGGGCGACAACCTCGCACTGCGCTTCACGGTGCCGGCCGAAGTGCCGACCGCGATCGACCTCGTGTGCCACCTGCACGGCTTCGTCGGCAAGGGCAAGCCGATCTCGCTCGGCCAGAAAGAGGCGATGAGCGGCGTCAGCCTGGAGCGCCGCGACCGCCTGACGCTCGGCCTCGTGCCCATCGGCAGGAAGACCGGCAAGACGAGCAGCGACGGGGCGTCCGACGTGGTCGACTTCCCCGCGGTGCTGGCCGGGGGCGGGTTCGACAGGATGAAGCGCTGGGCGCTCGACTGGTACGCGAAAGACCAGCTGGGCAACCGCGCCATCGGCCCGCTCGACGTCGACCGCCTGCTGCTGACCGCGCATTCCGGTGGCGGCGCGCGGTTGCTGAAGCTGCTGGCCGACGGCCACGACCCGCACGAGCTGCACCTTTTCGACTGCCTCTACGAAGCGCCCACCGCGGCCGCGAGTTGGGCAGCACGTCACATCGCCACCGATGCGGCCATGCTCGCCGGCATCAGCAACGAAAACGACTGGGTGCCGTACATGCGCAGCCGCGGCGGCGCGCTGTGCTGCGCCTGGGACGGCACGGCCAAGCGCAGCGGCGAGCTGAAGGTGGCCGTCGACGCGGCCATCGCCAAGGTCGGCAACGAGCGCATCCGCGCGCTGCTGAAGCGCTACTACCGCGTGCTTCCGGCCGGTATGAGCCACAACGAGGTGCCCGCGGCGTGGGGCCCGGTGCTGCTGCAGGACGCCAGCACCAGCCCGCCGCCCAAGGCCCGCAGCAAGGCCTTCGACGCCCCGCCCGACGACCTGAAGCAGCGTCTCGTCGACATCGCGCTCACCGAGTTCGATCGCTGGGGCAGGGGCAAGAAGAAGGAGACGGCCCCCGAGATGAGCGAGGCCCTGCGCGACTACTGGCTGACCGGCACGCGCACCAAGGTGTCTGAAGCGGAGGTGCGCAGTGCCGCGTGGCAGGAGAGCCACCCGTGGAGTGCGGCCTTCATCTCGTGGGTGGTGCGCACCGCGGGCGGCAAGCAGAGCTTCGAATACAGCCCGGCGCATGCGACCTACATCGCGGCGGCGAAGAAGGCGCGAGAAGCGGGCGACACCGGCGCCTTCCGTGCCTACCGCATCACCGAGGCCGTGCCCGAACTGGGCGACCTGGTCTGCAAGGACCGGAAGATCTGCACCCAGAGGAACGACAAGAAGGCCTGCATCAAGTACGAGTGCCAGGGCACCACGTATGACAACGTCGTGCGCGGCAAGGCCACCCACAGCGACATCGTGGTCGAGGTCGACCGCGCGAAGCGGCGCATCCGCACCATCGGCGGCAACGTCGATTCGACGGTCGGCGAGAAATGGATCAGCCTCGATGCCAACGGCCGCCTGCCCGAGCGTGCCGCGGACGGCTGCCGCTGGATCGCCATCCTCAAGGCGCCGGGTGCCCCGGCCGTCGCCGATGCGAACGAAGCGGGCGGCTGGGTGGAGCCACTGGAGGTGAAGGACCCGTACTACGCCTGCCTGCGCGACGTGAAGGGCATGAACCAGTGCCCTGTCGTGAGGCCGCTGTGTATTCGCCCGCGCGCCGCAGGAGCCTTGCCGGGCAGCAAGGCGATCCGCCTGCCCGACATCTGGAACGAGGCAGAGCCGACGCCCGAGGGCTACCACAAGCGCGACAAGGCCCTGTACGAGCAACTGCTGGCCGGCAACCTGCCGGGCTTCCTGCGCAACTTCGTGCCGGTGACGGTGAAGAGCCCCGATGGCGCCCACACCATCACCTACCACGTGATGCCCGACTACCTGGCGGTGGGCAGCGACGACGACTACGTGACCGTGCCGCTCGGCGGCCCGATGGCCGAACGCCTGGCCGACGCCTTCGGCTGCATCCTGCCCACGCCCAAGATGGTGTGGGACATCCACGCACAGGCGGTGCACGTCACCTTGGAGCCGCGCCGCTACGCCGGCACGAAAGACGCGAAGAAACAACCCTCGACCTGGGCCTACGAGGAATACAGCGACGCGATCAAGAAGAGCATCGGCAAGGCCTTGTCGGCGGCGGGCAAGAGCAGGGGAGCGCTCGTCGCCGGCCATCGCAAGGACGTGGTCATCAGCGACGACCTGCCCGCCATGCGCAGCAAGCTGGTCTTCTACGGCGGCTGGCTGCGCAACCAGCGGACGAACTCGAAGACGGGCGTCAAGACCTGGCACGACATCCTGCAGGGCACCGAAGGCGGTATCAAGCAGCTGGCCGGGCCGCACCCCGCGTTCTACACCGACTACAGCCACGGCGTGCGCTTCGTGAGCCGCGCCGTCACGGTCGATGGCGAGCGGCGCGACATCGGCGCGGTGCTGAAGGACCCGGTGCTGCACAAGCTGCTGATCAAGGAGCGGCCGATCGACCTGCTGGTGGCGCGCTACACACCGGCCGGCAGTGCAGCCCAGGCGCTGGCGTACGAGTGGGCGGCGTGA